A stretch of the Leishmania infantum JPCM5 genome chromosome 30 genome encodes the following:
- a CDS encoding GTPase activator-like protein, which yields MGFYPTSTKRWAAIEAERLQEYNGVLEACGLGPEPSKFEPSDVSRFIDGDVPRTMPSLNFFLADESRLEISRDDSTAEVAHFTPSQHALRRILISTAMANKSLGYVQGMNEYVAHLLYAFAEGKASNVTASVEADTFFCFQTLLSYLGDDFCRSFDFDPACGLTSTMRLFDNVLRFFDPSLFQHLEYLGINAEHYALRWIMLLFTQEFNIADGLRVWDFLFSFGDEIRNAAFFVAAAMCHHLRSSILSGEAMSDVLPLLQEYPAEDVNLFLRIALKWIVKFDFDLLQELKPLSPDGVQALRRSRGLEGGMNFVQVMQSWVPSMF from the coding sequence ATGGGGTTCTATCCGACATCCACAAAGCGCTGGGCTGCCATTGAAGCCGAACGACTCCAGGAGTACAATGGTGTTTTAGAGGCCTGCGGTCTTGGACCCGAGCCATCGAAGTTTGAACCGAGCGATGTCTCGCGCTTCATCGACGGTGACGTGCCTCGCACCATGCCATCCTTGAATTTTTTTCTTGCAGATGAGAGCCGACTGGAAATCAGCCGAGATGACAGTACGGCAGAGGTTGCACATTTCACTCCCTCGCAGCATGCATTGCGCAGAATACTAATAAGCACAGCAATGGCAAACAAATCACTCGGATATGTTCAAGGAATGAACGAGTACGTCGCTCACCTCCTTTACGCCTTCGCCGAAGGTAAGGCATCGAATGTTACGGCCTCCGTCGAGGCGGATACCTTCTTTTGTTTCCAAACGCTTCTCTCGTACCTTGGTGACGACTTCTGCCGCTCATTCGACTTTGACCCAGCTTGCGGGCTCACCAGCACGATGAGGCTGTTTGACAATGTCTTGCGCTTTTTTGATCCCTCGTTGTTTCAACACCTCGAGTATCTGGGCATTAATGCGGAGCACTATGCACTTCGTTGGATCATGCTCTTGTTTACGCAGGAGTTCAACATAGCAGACggcctgcgcgtgtgggaCTTTCTTTTTTCATTCGGCGACGAGATCAGAAACGCCGCCTTCTTCGTTGCGGCGGCAATGTGCCACCACCTGCGCAGCTCCATTTTGTCCGGAGAAGCGATGAGTGATGTTTTGCCGCTTCTTCAGGAGTATCCGGCCGAGGACGTGAACCTCTTTCTTCGCATAGCGTTGAAGTGGATTGTGAAGTTCGATTTCGACCTACTACAAGAACTGAAACCATTGTCTCCGGAtggtgtgcaggcgctgcgacgcagccgcgggCTAGAAGGAGGGATGAATTTTGTGCAAGTGATGCAGAGTTGGGTGCCGTCTATGTTTTAG